One Owenweeksia hongkongensis DSM 17368 genomic region harbors:
- the rpmC gene encoding 50S ribosomal protein L29: MKASVVREMTTQEIKEQLEELKLTYSKTKMGHTISPLENPLELKKARKNIARLSTELRSRQLTSEQQ, encoded by the coding sequence ATGAAAGCATCTGTTGTTAGAGAAATGACCACCCAGGAGATAAAAGAGCAACTTGAGGAGCTTAAGTTGACTTACTCAAAAACTAAGATGGGACACACCATCTCACCTTTGGAAAATCCTTTGGAATTGAAGAAGGCTCGTAAGAATATCGCAAGACTGTCCACTGAGTTGCGCAGTCGTCAATTAACCAGTGAACAGCAATAA
- the rpsQ gene encoding 30S ribosomal protein S17 produces MEEIKRNLRKERIGVVTSNKMEKSITVSVERKKKHPIYGKFIKLTKKFHAHDDKNECNIGDTVRIMETRPLSKTKNWRLVEIIERAK; encoded by the coding sequence ATGGAAGAAATTAAAAGAAATTTAAGAAAGGAACGAATTGGTGTAGTGACCAGTAACAAGATGGAGAAATCTATCACTGTTTCTGTAGAACGTAAAAAGAAGCACCCGATTTACGGTAAGTTTATTAAGCTTACTAAAAAGTTCCATGCTCACGATGACAAGAATGAGTGCAACATTGGCGACACTGTTCGCATTATGGAAACTCGTCCGTTGAGCAAAACGAAGAATTGGAGACTAGTAGAAATCATTGAAAGGGCTAAGTAA
- the rplN gene encoding 50S ribosomal protein L14 yields the protein MLQQESRLKVADNTGAKEVLCIRVLGGTKRRYASVGDKIVVSVKEATPAGNVKKGTVSTAVVVRTRKEVRRADGSYIRFDDNACVLLNAQGEMRGTRVFGPVSRELRDKQYMRIVSLAPEVL from the coding sequence ATGTTACAGCAAGAGTCAAGATTAAAAGTAGCAGATAACACCGGAGCAAAGGAAGTACTTTGTATCAGAGTGTTAGGCGGAACCAAAAGAAGGTATGCTTCTGTAGGCGATAAGATCGTTGTTTCTGTAAAAGAAGCTACGCCTGCTGGTAACGTTAAGAAAGGAACTGTTTCTACCGCAGTAGTTGTACGTACTCGTAAAGAAGTACGCAGAGCAGATGGATCATACATCCGCTTTGATGACAACGCTTGCGTGTTGTTAAACGCCCAGGGCGAAATGCGCGGTACCCGTGTTTTTGGACCGGTTTCCCGTGAGCTTCGTGATAAACAATATATGAGAATAGTATCTCTGGCACCAGAAGTACTGTAA
- the rplX gene encoding 50S ribosomal protein L24 — protein MAKFHIKKGDTVKVLAGEYKGQTGKVIEMLGEKNKALVEGINVVKKHEKPSASNPQGGIIEKEAPIHLSNLMYVDADGKASRIGRKADENGKLVRYSKKTEDIIK, from the coding sequence ATGGCAAAGTTTCACATTAAAAAAGGAGATACCGTAAAGGTTCTTGCTGGTGAGTACAAAGGACAAACTGGTAAGGTAATCGAAATGCTTGGTGAAAAAAACAAAGCATTGGTAGAAGGTATCAACGTGGTGAAAAAACACGAGAAGCCTAGTGCTTCAAATCCTCAAGGAGGAATTATAGAGAAAGAAGCTCCTATTCACTTGTCAAACCTGATGTATGTAGATGCAGATGGTAAGGCTTCAAGAATTGGTCGTAAGGCTGATGAGAATGGAAAGCTTGTAAGATATTCTAAGAAAACAGAAGATATCATTAAGTAA
- the rplE gene encoding 50S ribosomal protein L5: protein MNYVPTLKEKYNSEYAVALKEEFNYANVMEVPRLEKIVLSQGIGAATADKKLVDYAIDEMSRIAGQKAIATYSKKDISNFKLRKGMPIGAKVTLRGEKMYEFLERLVWSSLPRIRDFNGIKKNGFDGRGNYTLGITEQIIFPEIDIDKTNRITGMDITFVTTGKTDKEAKALLQKFGLPFKK from the coding sequence ATGAATTACGTTCCCACACTAAAAGAAAAGTACAATAGCGAGTACGCTGTGGCTCTTAAAGAAGAGTTTAACTACGCTAATGTAATGGAAGTACCTCGCTTGGAGAAGATTGTACTTTCACAAGGTATTGGAGCTGCTACTGCTGATAAGAAGCTGGTAGATTACGCCATCGATGAGATGAGCCGTATTGCTGGACAAAAAGCGATAGCTACTTACTCCAAAAAGGATATCTCAAACTTTAAGTTGAGAAAAGGTATGCCTATTGGGGCAAAAGTAACCTTGAGAGGTGAGAAAATGTATGAATTTCTTGAGCGTCTTGTATGGTCTTCTTTGCCACGTATTCGTGACTTTAACGGTATCAAAAAGAATGGTTTTGACGGACGTGGAAACTATACTTTAGGTATCACTGAGCAGATTATCTTCCCAGAGATTGATATCGATAAAACTAATCGTATTACAGGTATGGACATTACATTTGTAACCACCGGTAAAACCGATAAGGAGGCAAAAGCATTATTACAAAAATTCGGACTTCCCTTTAAGAAATAG
- the rpsN gene encoding 30S ribosomal protein S14 produces the protein MAKESMKAREVKRKETVEKYAEKRAALKAAGDYEALQKLPKNASPVRMHNRCKLTGRPKGYMRQFGLSRVMFREMANKGLIPGVKKASW, from the coding sequence ATGGCTAAAGAATCGATGAAAGCCCGCGAAGTGAAGCGGAAAGAAACTGTTGAAAAATATGCTGAAAAGCGTGCTGCTCTTAAAGCTGCAGGCGATTATGAAGCTTTACAAAAGCTTCCTAAGAATGCATCTCCAGTAAGAATGCACAACCGTTGCAAACTTACCGGACGTCCAAAAGGCTACATGCGTCAGTTTGGACTTTCGAGAGTTATGTTTAGAGAGATGGCTAACAAAGGCTTGATCCCTGGAGTTAAAAAGGCAAGTTGGTAA
- the rpsH gene encoding 30S ribosomal protein S8 produces the protein MVTDPIADYLTRVRNAMLAKHKVVEIPSSNMKVELSKILLDQGYITNYKVDADRGPQGTIKIALKYDRVTEEPAIRSLERVSKPGLRKYSSGKDLPRVINGLGIAIVSTSHGVMTDKQARKENVGGEVLCYVY, from the coding sequence ATGGTTACAGATCCTATTGCAGATTACCTTACCCGCGTTAGAAACGCGATGCTAGCGAAACACAAAGTTGTGGAAATTCCATCTTCAAATATGAAGGTAGAGTTGAGCAAGATTTTGCTAGACCAAGGGTACATTACAAATTATAAAGTGGACGCAGATCGTGGTCCTCAAGGCACTATCAAAATTGCTTTGAAGTATGATCGTGTTACTGAAGAGCCAGCTATTCGCTCACTTGAAAGAGTAAGTAAGCCAGGTTTGAGAAAGTATTCATCTGGTAAAGATTTACCAAGGGTGATTAACGGACTAGGTATTGCTATCGTTTCTACCTCTCATGGTGTGATGACAGATAAGCAGGCCCGTAAGGAAAACGTAGGTGGAGAAGTACTTTGCTACGTTTACTAA
- the rplF gene encoding 50S ribosomal protein L6, with amino-acid sequence MSRVGKALINVPADVEIKVSGSVVSVKGKLGELSETLPESITISQEGTELTVLRANEEKQTRAYHGLYRALIANMIEGVSQGFEKKLELVGVGYRASNQGQKLDLSLGYSHNILFEIPSEVKLETVSDKGKNPIVILKSHDKQLVGMIAAKIRGFRKPEPYKGKGVKYVGEYIRRKAGKTASK; translated from the coding sequence ATGTCACGAGTAGGAAAAGCACTTATTAATGTTCCAGCAGACGTAGAGATTAAGGTTTCTGGAAGCGTAGTTTCTGTAAAAGGGAAGCTAGGTGAGTTGTCAGAAACTTTGCCAGAAAGCATCACTATTTCTCAAGAAGGAACTGAACTTACCGTATTGCGTGCAAACGAAGAGAAACAAACCCGTGCTTATCACGGATTGTACCGCGCGTTGATCGCTAATATGATAGAAGGTGTAAGTCAAGGTTTTGAAAAGAAGCTTGAGCTTGTAGGGGTAGGTTATAGAGCATCAAATCAAGGTCAAAAATTAGATCTTTCTTTGGGATACTCTCACAACATTCTTTTTGAAATTCCAAGTGAAGTGAAATTGGAAACAGTTTCAGATAAAGGAAAGAACCCTATCGTGATATTGAAGAGCCACGATAAGCAACTAGTAGGAATGATCGCGGCAAAGATTCGCGGATTCCGTAAGCCAGAGCCTTACAAAGGTAAAGGTGTGAAATACGTGGGCGAATACATTAGAAGAAAAGCCGGTAAAACCGCTAGTAAATAA
- the rplR gene encoding 50S ribosomal protein L18, which translates to MALTKSEKRLRIKRRVRKSINGTADRPRLAVYRSNKEIYAQLINDVDGKTLASASSLEKDFAKEGNKSDMAKAVGKKVAERATAAGFEVCAFDRGGYLYHGRVKSLAEGAREGGLKF; encoded by the coding sequence ATGGCACTTACCAAATCAGAAAAAAGATTGCGCATTAAGCGCAGGGTTAGAAAAAGCATTAACGGAACTGCTGACCGCCCAAGATTGGCTGTATACAGAAGTAACAAGGAGATTTACGCTCAGCTTATCAACGATGTTGATGGAAAAACGTTAGCCTCTGCTTCGTCTCTTGAAAAAGACTTTGCCAAAGAAGGAAATAAGAGCGATATGGCGAAAGCTGTAGGCAAGAAGGTAGCTGAGAGAGCTACTGCTGCAGGCTTTGAAGTATGTGCTTTTGATCGTGGAGGATACCTCTACCACGGAAGAGTAAAATCATTGGCTGAGGGTGCCAGAGAAGGAGGACTAAAATTTTAA
- the rpsE gene encoding 30S ribosomal protein S5 has product MIKGHKNVQRVKPSGLELTDRVVGIQRVTKVTKGGRTFGFSAIVVVGDEKGVAGFGLGKSKEVSEAIQKGIEDAKKNLVRIPLVKNTIPHPQSGKFGGARVFLRPASNGTGVIAGGAMRAVLESLGVHDVLAKSKGSSNPHNVVKATFDCLLKMRDAGTIARTRGISVEKVFNG; this is encoded by the coding sequence ATGATTAAAGGTCATAAGAACGTACAAAGAGTAAAGCCTAGCGGATTGGAATTGACTGACCGTGTGGTAGGTATTCAAAGGGTAACCAAGGTAACTAAAGGTGGTAGAACTTTCGGATTTTCAGCTATCGTTGTAGTAGGAGATGAGAAAGGTGTTGCAGGCTTTGGTCTTGGAAAATCTAAGGAAGTTTCTGAAGCGATTCAGAAAGGAATTGAGGACGCTAAAAAGAACTTGGTTCGTATTCCTTTGGTAAAAAACACAATTCCTCACCCACAAAGTGGGAAATTTGGTGGAGCTAGAGTATTTTTGCGCCCCGCTTCAAATGGTACAGGAGTAATTGCAGGTGGTGCAATGAGAGCTGTACTTGAAAGTTTAGGTGTACACGATGTATTGGCAAAATCAAAAGGATCTTCTAACCCACACAACGTGGTAAAGGCTACTTTTGACTGCTTGCTAAAGATGCGTGACGCAGGAACCATCGCCAGAACTCGCGGTATTAGTGTAGAAAAGGTATTCAACGGATAA
- the rpmD gene encoding 50S ribosomal protein L30 codes for MATIKIKQVRSKINRPEVQKRTMAALGLRKMNQVVEHEATPQVLGMVRKVSHLIEVEEVK; via the coding sequence ATGGCTACTATAAAAATTAAGCAAGTGCGCAGCAAAATTAACCGTCCGGAAGTTCAAAAAAGAACTATGGCGGCTCTAGGATTGCGCAAAATGAATCAAGTGGTAGAGCACGAAGCTACTCCACAGGTTTTGGGTATGGTAAGAAAGGTTTCTCACCTTATCGAAGTAGAAGAAGTAAAGTAA
- the rplO gene encoding 50S ribosomal protein L15: MSLSNLKPASGSTKSRKRIARGEGSGHGGTSTRGHKGAKSRSGYKSKIGFEGGQMPLQRRVPKFGFRNINRVEYHGINLDTLQTLVDEGKATDKIDVATLVNNGLADKSDRIKILGRGELKAKLTIEAHGYSKTAQAAIEAQGGVATTL, from the coding sequence ATGAGTTTGAGTAATTTAAAACCAGCATCAGGATCAACCAAATCTCGCAAGCGTATTGCTCGCGGTGAGGGTTCTGGTCATGGTGGTACTTCAACACGTGGTCACAAAGGTGCCAAGTCTAGAAGTGGATACAAAAGCAAAATCGGCTTTGAAGGTGGTCAGATGCCATTGCAAAGACGTGTACCTAAGTTTGGTTTCCGTAACATCAACCGTGTAGAATACCATGGTATCAACCTTGATACTTTGCAAACTTTGGTTGACGAAGGAAAAGCTACAGATAAGATTGATGTTGCTACTTTGGTAAACAATGGTCTTGCTGACAAGAGCGATCGCATTAAAATTTTGGGTAGAGGAGAGCTTAAAGCTAAGCTTACCATCGAAGCCCACGGTTATTCAAAAACTGCCCAAGCTGCTATCGAAGCGCAAGGTGGTGTTGCAACAACTCTTTAA
- the secY gene encoding preprotein translocase subunit SecY, whose translation MKRFIETLKNIWKIEELREKILLTLGLLLVYRLGSNVVLPGIDPESLTNLQNQADGGIIGILNAFTGGAFANASILALGIMPYISASIVIQLLGMAVPTIQKMQKEGESGRRKINQITRFLTIAITAAQAPGYIANLMSQNVGVTISPSLFWFTSIIVLTAGTVFAMWLGERITDKGVGNGISLLIMVGIIASLPQAFLQEFASKIDRGGGLVLFIVEIAVLLFVILLSVALVQGVRRVPVQYAKRTTGGRTYSGNMARQYIPLKVNAAGVMPIIFAQAIMFIPVTVLSYAGLESGNANWLVSMFSDIQGFWYNFVFAVMIILFTYFYTAIQVNTNQMAEDLKRNGGFIPGIKPGKSTAEFLDTVLSRITLPGSIFLALLAILPAFAMVAGVNTQFAYFYGGTSLLIMVGVVLDTLQQIESYLLNRHYDGLMKSGKLKGRTVSAF comes from the coding sequence ATGAAGCGTTTTATAGAAACATTAAAAAATATCTGGAAGATTGAAGAACTCAGAGAAAAGATCCTACTTACTCTGGGTCTTTTGCTCGTATACCGTTTGGGTTCAAACGTAGTTCTTCCAGGAATTGATCCTGAAAGTTTAACTAACCTTCAGAATCAGGCCGATGGTGGTATTATAGGAATCCTTAATGCTTTCACCGGTGGTGCTTTTGCAAACGCTTCAATTTTGGCATTAGGTATCATGCCTTACATCTCAGCATCTATTGTTATTCAGTTGCTGGGAATGGCTGTACCTACTATACAGAAAATGCAGAAGGAAGGAGAAAGCGGAAGAAGAAAGATCAACCAGATCACTCGTTTTCTTACTATAGCAATTACAGCAGCACAGGCTCCTGGATACATTGCTAACCTTATGAGTCAGAATGTTGGGGTTACCATTTCACCTAGTTTGTTTTGGTTTACCTCTATCATTGTTCTTACTGCAGGTACTGTATTTGCAATGTGGCTTGGAGAAAGAATTACTGATAAAGGTGTAGGTAATGGTATTTCACTACTTATTATGGTAGGTATCATCGCTAGCTTGCCTCAGGCTTTCCTTCAGGAGTTTGCTTCAAAAATTGATAGAGGTGGTGGTCTTGTACTATTCATCGTAGAAATTGCAGTTCTATTATTTGTAATTCTACTATCAGTAGCTTTAGTACAAGGAGTACGAAGAGTGCCTGTGCAATACGCCAAGCGTACTACAGGCGGAAGAACTTACTCAGGAAATATGGCTCGTCAGTACATTCCACTTAAAGTGAATGCTGCTGGTGTAATGCCAATCATTTTTGCACAAGCAATTATGTTCATCCCTGTAACTGTATTAAGCTATGCAGGTTTGGAAAGCGGAAATGCTAACTGGTTAGTTTCTATGTTTAGTGATATTCAAGGTTTCTGGTACAACTTCGTGTTTGCTGTAATGATCATCTTGTTTACTTACTTCTATACGGCTATTCAGGTAAACACAAACCAAATGGCGGAAGACCTTAAGCGTAATGGTGGATTCATTCCAGGTATTAAGCCAGGAAAAAGTACTGCTGAGTTCTTAGATACGGTTCTATCAAGAATTACGCTACCGGGATCTATATTCCTTGCCTTGCTAGCTATTTTGCCAGCATTCGCAATGGTAGCTGGTGTAAATACTCAGTTTGCTTATTTCTACGGAGGTACGAGCTTGCTGATTATGGTAGGAGTGGTTTTGGATACTCTGCAACAAATAGAAAGTTACTTGCTAAACCGTCATTACGATGGCTTGATGAAGTCAGGTAAGCTAAAAGGACGTACAGTAAGCGCATTTTAA
- the infA gene encoding translation initiation factor IF-1 — MAKQSAIEQDGTIIEALINAMFRVELENGHIVTAHISGKMRMNYIKLLPGDKVKLDMSPYDLTKARITYRY, encoded by the coding sequence ATGGCTAAGCAATCTGCGATTGAGCAAGACGGAACAATTATAGAGGCATTGATTAATGCGATGTTTCGTGTAGAGTTGGAAAACGGACACATAGTTACAGCTCATATATCCGGTAAGATGCGGATGAACTATATAAAATTATTACCAGGAGATAAAGTGAAGCTTGATATGTCTCCTTATGATTTAACTAAAGCAAGAATCACCTACAGATACTAG
- the ykgO gene encoding type B 50S ribosomal protein L36 translates to MKVRASIKKRSADCKIVRRKGVLYVINKKNPKFKQRQG, encoded by the coding sequence ATGAAAGTAAGAGCATCAATCAAAAAGAGAAGTGCAGATTGCAAAATCGTGCGCAGGAAGGGAGTTCTTTATGTGATCAACAAAAAGAACCCTAAGTTCAAACAAAGACAAGGATAA
- the rpsM gene encoding 30S ribosomal protein S13, translating to MARIAGIDLPKNKRGEIGLTYIFGIGNSRSRQILDEAGVDYNTKVQDWDDDQLTAIRNVITEQYKVEGELRSEVQLSIKRLMDIGCYRGVRHRNGLPLRGQRTKNNSRTRKGKRKTVANKKKATK from the coding sequence ATGGCAAGGATTGCTGGTATAGATTTACCAAAAAACAAAAGAGGTGAGATTGGCCTTACCTACATTTTCGGTATAGGAAACAGTCGCTCAAGACAAATCCTAGACGAAGCGGGTGTTGACTACAACACTAAGGTTCAGGACTGGGATGATGATCAGCTTACAGCTATCAGAAACGTAATTACTGAGCAGTATAAAGTAGAGGGTGAACTTCGTTCTGAAGTACAATTGAGCATCAAGCGTTTGATGGATATCGGTTGCTACAGAGGTGTACGTCACAGAAATGGACTACCACTTCGTGGACAGAGAACCAAAAACAACTCTCGTACCAGAAAAGGAAAACGTAAAACAGTTGCCAACAAGAAGAAGGCAACTAAATAA
- the rpsK gene encoding 30S ribosomal protein S11 — MAKKASGKGTKKRKVIIEATGEAHINATFNNIIISLTNTKGQVISWSSAGKMGFRGSKKNTPYAAQMAAEDCGKTAMELGLKKVKVYVKGPGNGRESAIRTLHNNGIEVSEIVDVTPMPHNGCRPPKRRRV; from the coding sequence ATGGCAAAGAAAGCGTCAGGTAAAGGTACCAAGAAAAGAAAAGTAATCATTGAAGCAACGGGTGAAGCCCATATCAATGCTACTTTCAACAACATCATTATTTCTCTTACCAACACCAAAGGTCAGGTAATCAGTTGGTCTTCTGCCGGTAAAATGGGTTTTAGAGGATCAAAGAAAAACACTCCTTATGCAGCTCAAATGGCAGCTGAGGATTGCGGAAAAACAGCGATGGAACTAGGCCTTAAGAAGGTGAAGGTTTATGTGAAAGGTCCAGGTAACGGTAGAGAATCAGCGATTCGTACCCTACACAATAATGGTATCGAGGTATCAGAAATTGTAGATGTTACCCCAATGCCACACAACGGCTGTCGTCCTCCGAAAAGAAGAAGAGTTTAA
- the rpsD gene encoding 30S ribosomal protein S4, protein MARYTGPKTKIARKFGDPIFGPDGSFEKKNYPPGQHGNGRRRGKKSEYAIQLAEKQKAKYTYGILERQFSNMFKKASSSKGITGEVLLQLCEARLDNVVFRLGIAGGRRAARQLVSHRHITVNGELVNIPSYHVKPGDVIGVREKSKSVSVITDAISSRKDQYEWVEWNNSTMTGTYLSTPQRAMIPETIKEQLIVELYSK, encoded by the coding sequence ATGGCAAGATATACAGGCCCAAAAACGAAAATCGCAAGAAAGTTTGGAGATCCTATCTTCGGACCTGACGGTTCTTTTGAGAAAAAGAATTACCCTCCCGGCCAGCATGGTAACGGACGTAGAAGAGGTAAAAAGTCAGAATATGCTATTCAGCTTGCTGAAAAGCAAAAGGCAAAATATACCTACGGTATCCTTGAGCGTCAGTTTTCTAACATGTTTAAGAAAGCATCTAGCTCAAAAGGTATTACTGGTGAGGTTCTTTTGCAACTTTGTGAAGCTCGTTTAGATAACGTGGTTTTCAGACTTGGAATCGCTGGAGGAAGACGTGCTGCCCGTCAGTTGGTATCACACCGCCACATTACCGTAAATGGTGAGTTGGTAAATATTCCTTCTTATCATGTAAAACCTGGGGATGTAATTGGCGTTCGTGAGAAGTCAAAGTCAGTTTCAGTAATTACGGATGCGATAAGCAGCCGCAAGGATCAGTACGAGTGGGTAGAGTGGAATAACTCAACCATGACTGGTACTTACCTTAGTACGCCACAAAGAGCAATGATCCCTGAGACCATCAAGGAGCAGCTTATTGTGGAATTGTACTCTAAATAA
- a CDS encoding DNA-directed RNA polymerase subunit alpha has translation MAILNFQKPDQVIMNHASETEGQFEFRPLEPGYGLTVGNALRRVLLSSLEGFAFISVKIEGVEHEFSTIKGVVEDVTEIILNLKQVRFKRQIEDQEEEKINVSISGQDKLTAGDLGQFISGFQVLNSDLVICNMDPSVKLEMELVVEKGRGYVPAEENKKSNASIGTIFIDSIYTPIKNVKYSIENYRVEQKTDYEKLIFEITTDGSVHPKKALTEAAKILIHHFMLVSDEKITLEDSKTTETDNYDEEILHMRQLLKTKLVDMDLSVRALNCLKAAEVETLGDLVTFTKSDLMKFRNFGKKSLTELDELVESKGLHFGMDIAKYKLDKE, from the coding sequence ATGGCAATTTTAAACTTCCAAAAGCCTGATCAGGTTATAATGAATCACGCTTCTGAGACTGAAGGTCAGTTTGAGTTCAGACCTTTAGAACCAGGATACGGATTGACCGTAGGTAATGCTCTTCGCAGAGTATTGCTCTCTTCGCTTGAAGGTTTTGCTTTTATTTCAGTAAAAATAGAAGGTGTTGAGCATGAGTTTTCTACTATCAAAGGGGTGGTAGAAGATGTAACTGAAATCATCCTTAACCTGAAGCAGGTTCGTTTCAAAAGACAAATCGAAGATCAGGAGGAGGAAAAGATTAACGTTAGCATCTCTGGTCAAGACAAATTAACTGCTGGTGATTTGGGACAATTTATCTCAGGATTCCAGGTGTTAAACTCTGACTTGGTTATCTGCAACATGGATCCTTCTGTAAAGCTGGAAATGGAACTTGTCGTAGAAAAAGGTAGAGGATATGTACCAGCTGAAGAGAACAAGAAAAGTAATGCCTCAATCGGTACTATTTTTATTGACTCTATCTACACTCCTATTAAGAATGTAAAGTATAGCATTGAAAACTATCGTGTGGAGCAAAAGACTGACTATGAAAAGTTGATTTTTGAAATTACCACAGACGGTAGTGTTCATCCTAAGAAAGCCCTTACTGAAGCTGCTAAGATTTTGATCCACCACTTTATGTTGGTGAGTGACGAAAAGATCACTTTAGAGGACAGTAAGACTACCGAAACTGATAACTATGATGAAGAAATTCTTCACATGCGTCAGTTGCTTAAAACTAAGCTGGTAGATATGGATCTTTCAGTAAGAGCATTAAACTGCCTAAAAGCTGCCGAAGTAGAGACTTTGGGAGATTTGGTAACCTTTACTAAGAGTGACTTGATGAAGTTTAGAAACTTCGGTAAAAAATCACTTACTGAATTGGATGAATTGGTAGAAAGCAAAGGTCTTCACTTCGGTATGGACATCGCAAAGTATAAATTGGATAAGGAATAA
- the rplQ gene encoding 50S ribosomal protein L17 has translation MRHGKKINHLGRTAAHRKAMLANMASSLIEHKRINTTVAKAKALKKYVEPLITKSKDDSTHSRRTVFSYLKNKHAVTELFREVAAKVGDRPGGYTRIIKTGNRLGDNAEMCMIELVDFNDIYTNGKEASKAKGRSRRGGKKKTEAAATEAKAVEATKEAPAEKEAKTEDTSSEDKKD, from the coding sequence ATGAGACACGGAAAGAAAATAAATCATCTCGGTCGTACGGCAGCTCACCGTAAGGCGATGCTAGCGAATATGGCATCTTCACTGATTGAGCACAAGCGTATCAATACCACTGTTGCTAAAGCCAAAGCGCTTAAAAAATATGTGGAGCCTTTGATTACAAAATCAAAGGATGATAGTACTCACAGTAGAAGAACTGTATTTAGCTACCTTAAAAATAAGCATGCTGTAACTGAACTTTTCAGAGAAGTAGCTGCTAAAGTTGGCGATCGTCCGGGTGGATACACTCGTATTATCAAGACTGGTAACCGTCTTGGTGATAACGCAGAAATGTGTATGATCGAGCTTGTTGACTTTAACGACATCTACACCAACGGCAAAGAAGCTAGCAAAGCTAAAGGTCGTAGCCGTAGAGGGGGTAAAAAGAAAACCGAAGCAGCAGCTACTGAGGCTAAAGCTGTGGAGGCTACAAAAGAAGCACCAGCTGAAAAAGAGGCTAAGACTGAAGATACAAGCAGTGAAGACAAGAAAGACTAA